The Anaplasma platys genome segment TCTACTATTTTGCTCTGCCCGACGAATTCTTCTATTAGGCTGGGGCGCGGAGTGAAATTCCGTTCGTCTTCTGGTAATGCGCGATGCTCGTGGAGAAGCTCACTCATTTTGACAGCTCTTTAAGCGCGCTTCGTACTGTGTCAGAAAGGTTATGCGTGATACCAACTTTCTCTAGAACTTCAAGCACCTGGGTTTTTTCGTACCCTAGGCTCATCAAAGCCGCTATAGCGTCAGTTTCTTCTGGGGATGAGACCCTTTTCTTCATGATATCGAATTCCAGTTTTTGGGCGTAAGAAGCCAATTCGGCAAAAATTTTGCTTATCATTTTATCGCCTATACCAGCCACCTTTAGAACAGCCTTGTCCTCATTAATTATCGCTGAGAATATCTGATCCGGCGTCAGCCTATCCAGTATTGACAGCGCGGTTTTGTAATTTATGCCACTTACCTTTATCAACGCTTTCATACAATTTCGCTCTTCGGTGTCAACAAAGCCGTAAAGCTGCGGCACTCCTTCACGGTTTACGTGAGTCTCAATATATAGCTTAAGGGCATCACCCCGTTGGCAGTTAGTTAAGGTTCTATAGGAAACGTGCACAATGTAGCCAATGCCGCCAACAGTGAGTATCACTCCATTGTCCAACACTTCGTCCACGATGCCTGACAAAGTTCCTATCATGCTACTGTCTATAAAATTTATACATATGCTCCCTGGCCTCCTTCTGTAATAGCAGGGTGTTGGCACGCAGCACAGTGAGTATCGCGAACAGCGTGAACAATGCCACAAACATCAACGCCAGGGGAATTAACA includes the following:
- the ruvA gene encoding Holliday junction branch migration protein RuvA, whose product is MIGTLSGIVDEVLDNGVILTVGGIGYIVHVSYRTLTNCQRGDALKLYIETHVNREGVPQLYGFVDTEERNCMKALIKVSGINYKTALSILDRLTPDQIFSAIINEDKAVLKVAGIGDKMISKIFAELASYAQKLEFDIMKKRVSSPEETDAIAALMSLGYEKTQVLEVLEKVGITHNLSDTVRSALKELSK